From Ignisphaera aggregans DSM 17230, the proteins below share one genomic window:
- a CDS encoding Protein of unknown function DUF61 (COGs: COG2083 conserved hypothetical protein~InterPro IPR002746~KEGG: smr:Smar_1178 hypothetical protein~PFAM: Protein of unknown function DUF61~SPTR: A3DNR3 Putative uncharacterized protein~PFAM: Protein of unknown function DUF61) → MEYELRYANKHLPISRKTLAQLLSEEYPHVVCRDGSIHMFRKSELRELMRYVSSEEAEKLVLPIIIRVDTDLEQLTGFIDDELSAKIVARILNIEYSKTPLTLYKPQIAILRERFSTAFQIAMYMSFSREYGEI, encoded by the coding sequence TTGGAGTATGAGTTGAGATATGCAAATAAGCATCTACCCATATCTAGAAAGACCTTAGCTCAGCTTCTATCTGAGGAATATCCACATGTGGTGTGTAGAGATGGATCTATACACATGTTTAGAAAGAGTGAGCTTAGAGAGCTTATGAGGTATGTATCTAGTGAAGAGGCTGAGAAACTTGTATTACCTATAATCATAAGAGTTGATACAGATTTAGAGCAGTTAACAGGTTTTATAGATGACGAGCTTTCTGCTAAGATTGTAGCTAGAATTCTCAATATAGAGTATAGCAAAACACCATTAACATTATATAAGCCTCAGATAGCTATACTAAGGGAGAGATTCTCTACAGCATTCCAGATAGCTATGTATATGAGCTTTAGTAGAGAGTATGGGGAGATTTAA
- a CDS encoding putative transcriptional regulator (COGs: COG1318 transcriptional regulator protein~KEGG: hbu:Hbut_0493 putative transcriptional regulator~SPTR: A2BK44 Putative transcriptional regulator), translated as MSEIQTKEVVLPIEIPVAPLSRREMKQLEVALIIGTVLRKDVLQSIMNREEVTTWLDSLAVAAAAFAMDKAGYPLSQIANELGRTEATIRKHLKGETKAGQLVKETYEMLVRGELKISIPIAGVTEDINKLMNEVESLRKENSLLKDKLNEIVNIVSSGLSELQKIEEGVKKVREIFQQVIQK; from the coding sequence ATGAGTGAAATACAAACAAAAGAAGTTGTTCTTCCAATAGAGATACCCGTAGCACCTCTATCAAGAAGAGAGATGAAACAACTAGAGGTAGCGCTCATTATAGGTACTGTGCTTCGTAAAGATGTTTTACAGAGTATTATGAATAGAGAAGAGGTTACAACATGGCTTGATAGTCTTGCTGTAGCTGCAGCTGCATTTGCTATGGATAAAGCAGGATATCCGCTTTCACAAATAGCTAATGAGCTTGGAAGAACAGAAGCTACAATTAGAAAACATTTAAAGGGAGAGACAAAAGCTGGACAGCTTGTTAAGGAGACATATGAAATGCTTGTTAGGGGAGAGCTAAAGATATCGATTCCTATAGCTGGTGTTACAGAGGATATAAATAAGCTTATGAATGAAGTTGAAAGTCTTAGAAAGGAGAATAGCTTATTGAAAGATAAACTTAATGAGATTGTGAATATCGTCTCAAGTGGCTTATCAGAGCTTCAGAAGATTGAGGAAGGAGTAAAGAAGGTTAGAGAAATCTTTCAGCAAGTTATACAGAAATAG